The DNA region CCACGACTCACCGGTGAAGAACTCGTGCCCGCAACTTCACTCGACTCGAGAATAGGAGAATCAGCTGTGGTCTCACTGCCCACCATCTCACTCCCTGAAAGAGTGGGCGAATCAGCCACCGTTTTGCCCTCTTCTGAGGATCCCTCATCAAACCCATCGCCATCTTTTACATCCATAATCTCCTGTGCAAATGCCCCCACTGGCAATTCATGCGGCCCCAAATCTTTCACACCTCTCCAGTCTTCCATCTCTTGCCGTGGCAACGTCGATATCCGGGCACTCatctctcccttctcccAAGTCGAAGTCTTGGATAGCGTGTCTCCCTCTTTGAAGACGGATAGGGTTgccttcttttgcttccGCCGCTTGCGCAAGTGAAAATAGAGATATATAAGCCCTGCCACCAGAAGAATGGCCGAGAAAATtgggatgacgatgatggtaACTGTTGTTgttagagagagagagggtggACCAGGTAGTGGAGTTGGTGTGGGGGGTGTGGTCGGTCCAGCTGAGGCGGGCGAGGAGACTGGGCCTGGTGAAGGCATTAGTATCTTTTTGGCCCGTGTGAAGTGGGATTGTGATCCTACTTCTCACCACGGAGCTGACTCGTATAACAAGTGTGCTTGTTTCTACTGCAAGCTTGGAGGTCACGGCGATCTCCGTAGTTGATGTCGAAGTGAATGAACTCGTCGCTACAGGTGGTTCTGTTACCAagactgtggtggtgatctggGTAGTCGCCGAGCTTTTAATgcttgtggtggttgttatGACGGATcttgtcgaggttgaggacgTCCTTGGCGCACTCTGAATGGGAATACTGTCGCAGTACTCAACGTATTCCCTAAATGCTGGCTGCAGATAAAACTTGTTGGCATTAGTCCAGTCATCACCTTCCTTGCCCTGGTGCAAAATGCATGTCCTGCAAGCAGCAAAGTCTTTGGTGAATACAGAGTCCGTTCTGCATAGTTCAGGCGTCTTTCGATACTTCTGAGTCTCTTCGTATGCTCTGTCTGTGCACTTGTCAGCGTCACTCACCAAGACTATATTTCAAGCATATGGGCAACAAACAACACCCTGATCGACAAAGCTCAGGGACAAAACTGGTATCGATGTGCTCGGAACTTTGATCCGGGTTCTGGGGAGCCATAGTGAACGTCTAGGACCAAGGTTGGGTGTTTGAATCCAACAGAGAAGAAAACTAAAACATTCCACTGATTCACCTACATCGCGGGGGTCATTTGCATTTTGTGTTCTTGACGCAACCCTTACTGTGCCGTACTGAGTTCTTGTATTTTACCCTTCACTACGATTTGATTGTTTGGAGTCTGCGGTCTGATTGCTCCAAGGCGCCTCATGGTCACCGGCCCTCACGTCGGCCCTCGTCCGACAACTGCCGCAGACAATCAAGAATGAGCAGCCAATAGAGATCTAGGCCTTCCAAATGGTCTGCTAATTAATTAAGCAAACATACTAGCGGTCATCTGGGGTTTGCAACGCATCTTAAGATAACGGTTCATCGGGGACACCAGATGGTGTTAAAGATAACCTGGAAGTTTCTCAGACTtgatgaaaaagaaaagatacCATGGGCTACCTATCCAGACCAAATCAATTGACATTTTGAAATATATGTCACAGATGAGCGCTTTCATCAAACCATTGATCTGTAAGAACGGAGGTCTAATCTCTGCAAGGTGATGGGGCATACATGTACCAGGCCAGGCAAGACCTCAAACCTTGGGTGGGCGTTCCACAGCCACCTCCATCCCAACTAACAGGTAGATCCGTCGATCCTCCCAATGCAGGAGAGAAGAAACCCCACTTTATGTTGCTTTTTTGGAAAACATGAACAAGTAATGCACAAAAGACTACGTGTACAAGACCTTATGTGCTCGCTATCAAACAGCCGCCGCTGTCGCTTCatttctcttcctcgcctccgcctGTCTAGCATCAGCTTCATCCCAGAACTTGTTGCGGTTGTCGATGTCTCGTTGACAATTATCAATTTCTTTTTGAACCACCTCCCGCCCTTCCTTACAAGTTGAAGGGATGGTTGCGAGGAAGCCCTGGAGCTTGACCTTTCTCGCTGTAAGATTCCCAACCTGCCACTCTCGGCTGAATGCGTAAGCAACGACTTTGATGTCGTTGTCATCCCTGGGCAGCTCCTCTCTCTCGGGACACAGTC from Podospora pseudopauciseta strain CBS 411.78 chromosome 6, whole genome shotgun sequence includes:
- a CDS encoding hypothetical protein (EggNog:ENOG503PHTY), translated to MAPQNPDQSSEHIDTSFVPELCRSGCYRAYEETQKYRKTPELCRTDSVFTKDFAACRTCILHQGKEGDDWTNANKFYLQPAFREYVEYCDSIPIQSAPRTSSTSTRSVITTTTSIKSSATTQITTTVLVTEPPVATSSFTSTSTTEIAVTSKLAVETSTLVIRVSSVVRSPVSSPASAGPTTPPTPTPLPGPPSLSLTTTVTIIVIPIFSAILLVAGLIYLYFHLRKRRKQKKATLSVFKEGDTLSKTSTWEKGEMSARISTLPRQEMEDWRGVKDLGPHELPVGAFAQEIMDVKDGDGFDEGSSEEGKTVADSPTLSGSEMVGSETTADSPILESSEVAGTSSSP